One genomic region from Arthrobacter sp. YN encodes:
- a CDS encoding SDR family NAD(P)-dependent oxidoreductase: MDIKGTVALITGGASGLGAATARRLFEAGASVVLVDLPQSAGDTYAAELNTLGAGSGPRAVFVPADVTNETQVQAAVDAATALGPLRIVVNCAGIATPGKVLGRDGVLPLETFNKVIQINLVGTFNVIRLAAAAMVETEPVSTELGGPERGVIINTASVAAFEGQIGQPAYAASKGAVAAMTLPLARELARSLIRVATIAPGIFETPMMAGLPQAAQDSLGQQVPHPARLGRAAEYAQLAAHIVENAMLNGETIRLDGAIRMGIK; the protein is encoded by the coding sequence ATGGACATCAAGGGCACGGTCGCGCTGATTACCGGTGGGGCATCAGGGCTGGGGGCCGCTACCGCACGGCGGTTGTTCGAGGCCGGAGCGTCGGTGGTCCTGGTGGACCTGCCGCAGTCGGCAGGGGATACGTACGCCGCAGAACTGAACACCTTGGGTGCAGGTTCTGGTCCGAGGGCTGTTTTTGTCCCCGCGGACGTCACCAATGAAACGCAGGTTCAGGCCGCCGTCGACGCTGCAACCGCCCTTGGCCCGCTGCGGATCGTCGTTAACTGCGCCGGCATTGCCACGCCCGGCAAGGTGCTGGGACGCGACGGCGTGCTGCCCCTGGAAACGTTCAACAAAGTTATCCAAATCAACCTCGTGGGAACCTTCAACGTGATCCGGCTCGCCGCCGCGGCCATGGTGGAAACGGAACCGGTTTCCACCGAACTGGGCGGACCCGAGCGCGGCGTCATCATCAACACCGCATCCGTGGCAGCGTTCGAAGGCCAGATCGGACAGCCTGCTTATGCTGCCTCGAAGGGTGCCGTGGCGGCCATGACCCTGCCCTTGGCACGCGAGCTCGCACGTTCTCTGATCAGGGTGGCCACCATTGCGCCCGGCATCTTTGAAACACCCATGATGGCCGGTCTTCCGCAAGCGGCACAGGACTCCCTGGGCCAGCAGGTCCCGCATCCAGCGCGGCTGGGCCGTGCGGCCGAATACGCACAATTGGCCGCGCACATCGTGGAGAACGCCATGCTGAACGGTGAAACCATCCGGCTGGACGGCGCCATCCGCATGGGAATCAAATGA